From Perognathus longimembris pacificus isolate PPM17 chromosome 4, ASM2315922v1, whole genome shotgun sequence, one genomic window encodes:
- the Ttll4 gene encoding LOW QUALITY PROTEIN: tubulin monoglutamylase TTLL4 (The sequence of the model RefSeq protein was modified relative to this genomic sequence to represent the inferred CDS: inserted 1 base in 1 codon) yields the protein MASAGTESYSIGFRRGANFKQSSPSGTVPALSPEKPSEGKIWSQTHQQVKPIWKLERKHVGTLSTGLGQGLSAVPPQPAYYFCPSTLCSCGTTTVIAGHSNPCYLHSLPDLFSSTLLCRRSNDRHKPYQQLESFCLRPNALEKRSCSLPPKGLPICLTAGKAASMVFPMAQPLASPPADPYLSLAAAGENSSRKSLASAISGKIPSPPSSYKPMLNNNSFLRPNSTKVPLSPTTESLKPVSSPKIQPVSWHHSGGTGDCVLQPGDHKMPQGIDTVLDDATPHITPPTPSALSISTASIASSQYKRNTNLISRTEPHLSSLNDNSDSQTLTKEVRFTEAVRKLTTKGYEKMPQQGCQFEQSCVANPSFQWSLLNRSRRWKPVGGQRFPLEDAGSESRTPPGASDTLGLDSTVFCTKRISIHLLASHTNGLNPSPACEFVPDPTPLEEDSASPIPPSPLLPLDVAEVTTCLCSFHLGQLGKKPEEDKEPDPPARDSSSATNLQPDQLEVEDIEELVGGLEDCGSHDGNEEDEGDSECSSLSAVSHSESVAVISRNCVEIVTKPLSNQEKVVRPALIYSLFPNVTPTIYFGTRDERVEKLPWEQRKLLRWKMSTVTPNIVKQTIGRSHFKISKRNDDWLGCWGHHMKSPSFRSIREHQKLNHFPGSFQIGRKDRLWRNLSRMQSRFGKKEFSFFPQSFILPQDAKLLRKVWESSSRQKWIVKPPASARGIGIQVIHKWSQLPKRRPLLVQRYLHKPYLISGSKFDLRIYVYVTXYDPLRIYLFSDGLVRFASCKYSPSMKSLGNKFMHLTNYSVNKKNAEYQANADETACQGHKWALKALWTYLNQKGVNSDAIWEKIKDVVIKTIISSEPYVTNLLKMYVRRPYSCHELFGFDIMLDENLKPWVLEVNISPSLHSNSPLDISIKGQMIRDLLNLAGFVLPNADDVISSSVSSGSFCSSSSSSTSLPGSIRDKCRMSPEHFMAQKLKKAYYLTQKIPDQDFYASVLDILTPDDVRILVEMEDEFSRRGQFERIFPSRISSRYLRFFEQPRYFNILTTQWEQKYHGNKLKGVDLLRNWCYKGFHNGIVSESTPLWSLPTSLMTVSDSNRMLNTFSRPEPGQRGESTSSKDSEDTSRESSLSTQIKYSGRTSRLSDSSTCQSPIDSLGTISPS from the exons TCAGACCCATCAGCAGGTGAAGCCAATCTGGAAGCTGGAGAGGAAGCACGTGGGCACACTGTCAACAGGGCTGGGCCAAGGCCTCTCAGCGGTGCCACCACAGCCAGCCTATTACTTTTGTCCCAGCACTCTATGTAGTTGTGGGACTACAACTGTCATTGCAGGCCACAGCAACCCCTGTTACCTGCATTCTCTTCCAGACTTGTTCAGTAGTACCTTGCTGTGCCGCCGCTCCAACGATCGGCACAAACCATACCAGCAACTGGAGTCTTTTTGCTTGCGTCCAAACGCCTTAGAAAAAAGATCTTGTTCACTCCCTCCCAAGGGCCTTCCTATCTGTCTCACTGCCGGTAAAGCTGCTTCCATGGTCTTCCCCATGGCCCAGCCCTTGGCATCCCCACCCGCAGACCCGTACCTCTCACTGGCAGCTGCTGGGGAAAACTCTTCAAGGAAGAGCTTGGCCTCTGCCATCTCAGGGAAGATCCCATCTCCACCATCATCCTACAAGCCTATGCTGAACAACAACTCCTTCCTGCGGCCAAACAGCACTAAAGTGCCTTTATCGCCGACCACAGAGAGCCTGAAGCCAGTATCCTCACCCAAGATCCAGCCTGTTTCCTGGCATCATTCGGGGGGTACTGGAGACTGTGTACTCCAGCCTGGTGACCACAAGATGCCCCAAGGCATTGATACTGTCCTAGACGATGCTACTCCCCACATCACCCCACCTACCCCCAGTGCTCTCAGCATTTCCACCGCCAGTATTGCCTCTTCCCAGTACAAGCGCAACACTAACCTTATCTCCAGGACAGAGCCCCATCTCTCTAGCCTGAACGACAACTCGGATTCCCAGACTCTGACTAAAGAGGTTCGGTTCACTGAAGCTGTGAGGAAGTTGACTACAAAAGGCTACGAGAAGATGCCACAGCAAGGTTGCCAGTTTGAACAGTCTTGTGTTGCAAACCCTAGTTTCCAGTGGAGCCTCCTCAACAGGAGCAGGCGGTGGAAACCTGTGGGGGGCCAGCGGTTTCCTCTGGAGGATGCTGGGTCTGAGAGTAGGACCCCCCCTGGTGCCTCAGACACCCTGGGATTGGACAGTACAGTTTTCTGTACTAAAAGGATTAGCATTCACCTCCTTGCCTCCCACACCAATGGGCTCAACCCCAGCCCTGCCTGTGAGTTTGTACCTGACCCCACACCACTTGAAGAAGATAGtgcttcccccatccccccttctcctcttctgccCCTTGATGTAGCTGAAGTGACCACCTGCCTCTGTTCCTTCCATCtgggccagcttgggaagaaGCCTGAGGAAGATAAGGAGCCAGATCCACCTGCTAGGGATTCCAG TTCAGCTACTAACCTGCAGCCAGACCAGCTTGAGGTTGAAGATATAGAAGAACTAGTAGGTGGTTTAGAAGACTGTGGCAGCCACGATGGGAATGAGGAGGACGAGG GAGACTCTGAGTGCTCCTCACTAAGTGCTGTCTCCCACAGTGAGTCGGTGGCAGTGATCTCTCG GAACTGTGTGGAGATTGTGACCAAACCCCTTTCCAATCAGGAGAAAGTTGTCCGACCAGCCCTCATCTACAGTCTCTTCCCCAACGTGACCCCTACCATCTATTTTGGCACTCGAGATGAGAGAG TGGAGAAGCTTCCCTGGGAACAGAGAAAGCTGCTCCGGTGGAAGATGAGCACAGTGACCCCAAACATTGTGAAGCAGACCATTGGACGGTCTCACTTCAAAATCAGCAAGA GAAACGATGACTGGCTAGGTTGCTGGGGTCACCACATGAAGTCTCCCAGTTTCCGATCCATTCGAGAGCACCAGAAG CTAAACCACTTCCCAGGCTCCTTCCAGATTGGGAGAAAGGACCGGCTGTGGCGGAACCTGTCTCGCATGCAGAGCCGATTTGGCAAGAAGGAGTTCAGTTTCTTCCCCCAGTCTTTTATCCTGCCCCAGGATGCCAAGCTTCTGCGTAAAGTCTGGGAGAGTAGTAGCCGCCAAAAGTGGATTGTGAAGCCA cCAGCATCAGCTCGAGGCATTGGCATCCAGGTCATTCACAAGTGGAGTCAGCTCCCCAAACGCAGGCCTCTCCTGGTACAGAG GTATCTGCACAAACCCTACCTCATCAGTGGCAGCAAGTTTGATCTGCGGATCTATGTTTACGTCA TCTATGATCCTTTGCGCATTTACCTCTTTTCAGACGGACTTGTCCGCTTTGCCAGTTGCAA GTATTCCCCTTCCATGAAGAGCCTTGGCAACAAGTTTATGCACCTGACCAACTATAGTGTCAATAAAAAGAATGCCGAGTACCAGGCCAATGCTGATGAAACGGCCTGCCAGGGCCACAAATG GGCACTGAAGGCTTTATGGACCTACCTAAACCAGAAGGGGGTCAATAGCGATGCCATCTGGGAGAAGATAAAAGATGTTGTTATCAAAACCATTATCTC GTCAGAGCCCTATGTAACTAACTTGCTCAAGATGTATGTGCGGCGGCCCTATAGTTGCCATGAGCTCTTTGGTTTTGACATCATGCTTGATGAGAATCTTAAACCCTGGGTCCTGGAAGTCAACATTTCCCCAAG CCTCCACTCCAATTCTCCACTGGACATCAGCATCAAGGGCCAGATGATTCGTGACCTCCTGAATTTAGCAGGCTTCGTTCTACCCAATGCAGACGATGTCATTTCCAGCTCTGTCAGCTCTGGCAGCTTTTGCAGTTCCAGCAGCTCCAGTACCAG TCTGCCCGGCTCTATCAGGGACAAATGTCGAATGAGTCCCGAGCATTTCATGGCACAGAAGTTGAAGAAAGCCTATTATCTGACCCAGAAGATTCCTGACCAG GATTTCTATGCGTCTGTGCTGGATATTCTGACGCCAGATGATGTTCGGattttggttgagatggaggatGAGTTTTCTCGCCGTGGTCAATTTGAAAGAATTTTTCCCAGTCGAATCTCTTCTCGCTATCTCCGCTTTTTTGAGCAGCCACgttatttcaacattctcactacCCAGTGGGAACAGAAGTACCATGGCAACAAACTCAAAG GAGTAGATCTGCTTCGGAATTGGTGCTACAAAGGTTTCCACAATGGGATAGTATCTGAGTCTACGCCATTG tggtCTCTGCCGACATCACTTATGACTGTCTCAGATAGTAACAGGATGCTCAATACCTTCAGCAGACCAGAGCCTGGCCAGCGGGG GGAGTCTACTTCCTCAAAGGACAGTGAGGATACCAGCAGAGAGTCCAGTCTTTCCACCCAGATAAAGTACTCGGGGCGGACCTCGAGACTTTCTGATTCCTCCACTTGCCAGTCACCCATTGACTCCCTCGGGACTATAAGCCCATCCTGA